The Synergistaceae bacterium region TGCGCTGAGAAAGAGGGGGCAGCGGCCGTCGCACACGGCTGTACCGGAAAGGGACAGGATCAGGTGCGTATCGAAGTATGCTGCAACGCGCTGAACCCGGACATCGAAGTGCTGGCGCCGGTCCGCGACTGGGGCTTTACGAGGGAAGAAGAGATGGACTATGCCGCCGCGCACAACGTCCCGGTCCCGACTACGCGCAAGAGTCCCTACAGCATCGACGACAACCTCTGGGGGCGCTCGATAGAATGCGGTATCCTTGAGGATCCTTGGAATGAACCGCCCAAGGACGCTTATGCGCTCACTGCGGACCCGAAGGATGCGCCAGATGAAGAAGTAACTGTGGAGATAACGTTTGAAAACGGGCTGCCGGTTGCCATAAACGGCAAAAAGATGGGCAGTATAGAGCTGATAGACATTATGAACAAGACCGCAGGCAAGGCCGGATATGGCAGGATTGACATGGTGGAGGACAGGCTTGTGGGGTTCAAGAGCCGTGAGGTCTACGAATGCCCCGGAGCACTGGCGCTCATTGAAGCGCACAAGAAACTCGAGACCATTACACTGTCAAAGGAAACACTGAGGACAAAGAAGGAGCTTGAAGTAAGGTTTGCGGAGATGACATACGAAGGCTACTGGTTCTCACCGCTTATGGAGGCCGTCCAGGCTTTCATGGATTCGACGCAGAAGTCTGTCAATGGCACGGTCAGGATGAAATTCTACAAGGGCAACGGTATCGTCAACGGCATGAAATCCGATAACTCCGTCTATAGCAAGGCGCTCGCAACATATTCGGCCGGGGACATATTTGACCAGTCCGCCTCGGTAGGGTTCATAAAAATATGGGGGATGCCGATAAAGACATGGCGTCAGACCCACAAGGAGAAGAATGTCAACCCCATCGATTCTTTCATAGTTGCGAAAGGCAAGGCCGCCTATTAGCCGGATACGGTTTTCACATACAGCAGATATGACGTAATAAAGCGGCAGACCCGCCCCTATGCCGTTGGGCATGCGGAGGATCTGCCGCTTCGTTATATGAAGAAAAGCCCAAGAATAAAAAACACACAATATTATGATAACTGCGTAAGCGTGCCCGTGCCGCGCCTGGTGCGATTTTTTATTGAGTCTTCAGCGCCTCCATCGAAAGCTTCAGGTGGTCGTGCAGAAGTCTGACGCATTCCTCTTCGTCGTGTTTTTCAAGGGCGGCAAGGATATCTATGTGTTCCTCAAGGCTGGGGTTTGTGTCGAAGTCGAAGAATGATTCAAAAAATATCATCTGTACGTATGTGCGCGATAAAATATTTCTTACATAGTTTGCGAGTGTGCCGTTGCCGGAGGACTCTGCAATTATGATGTGGAACGCGTCGTTGACGTTTAGATATGCTTCAAGA contains the following coding sequences:
- a CDS encoding argininosuccinate synthase, producing MTAEKKGKVVLAYSGGLDTSVAIPWLHDQGYEVVTLTMNVGQQADNLEEIKAKAYAAGAVKAYVIDLREAFIDTFVWPALKSNAVYQGVYPLNSALSRPMIAQALIWCAEKEGAAAVAHGCTGKGQDQVRIEVCCNALNPDIEVLAPVRDWGFTREEEMDYAAAHNVPVPTTRKSPYSIDDNLWGRSIECGILEDPWNEPPKDAYALTADPKDAPDEEVTVEITFENGLPVAINGKKMGSIELIDIMNKTAGKAGYGRIDMVEDRLVGFKSREVYECPGALALIEAHKKLETITLSKETLRTKKELEVRFAEMTYEGYWFSPLMEAVQAFMDSTQKSVNGTVRMKFYKGNGIVNGMKSDNSVYSKALATYSAGDIFDQSASVGFIKIWGMPIKTWRQTHKEKNVNPIDSFIVAKGKAAY